The Vicia villosa cultivar HV-30 ecotype Madison, WI linkage group LG1, Vvil1.0, whole genome shotgun sequence genome includes a region encoding these proteins:
- the LOC131653902 gene encoding uncharacterized protein LOC131653902 gives MGRDFPMLRCLGEVETDLALTEVYKEDCESRISGRELTHKGDRIQALVCGDHTSKWKQLLKEDMTCVINNGNVYENDFQWKLCDHPKKFVFLSGTTVKPVDLNNIPSEKYFFKDFSDILAGGYIIGVVDEIENCQSKTGGKKTVISFKLKDLSGNIVTCTLWDTYGTGFLNYYNDESNCGAIVSVLTHAIIKDSQVSNGWSGSKLFINDDIAVINEFMSKLSESQRNEKPLQSTQTMSSWSGSTQYTSIDKFVYNAKCMSLAEVETVCVTVATTLKFAISKYGWFYYGCTGCTLKAPNPDNPFKCGCGENVVKPVPRYKIEIHVIDGESKFRFVFWDTDCFNIIGKTADDMRKSMIENGEDDPMVYPDELDVLLKKRIAFRVKVQPNFNQGSVQKLLTDASSVDQILENYIKQQDDQTKDIVVNEPKTPTDTLTFNISGKDPRKEDTVDFFAHSLSACGENEPEINSIVTPTKAKSSSAPDGDNEYFIVKINKMKAAKARFNRMNVLRQKKAKRLKRANKENECFFSPSFVQQSSSFRTPLSTITMNTINISSSYSPNHFQPSSSSPQPSNRLGLNLTNRDNDFFFSPISVKQSSSFRTPLSTITMNTINISESSSPNTCQPSSSRTQPSTVEILKSRRPNIYRSNGLGLNLTKKFNITVSGSNDHPEVSASPVADTDNNNLFSDSDDNSTESFETDSDIEYLDEGYNISTDLHSAMTSSNGYYDVGDANVVCQQCGAQMCDTVQSRNFQQNIRMYNMMFAFTSPGTKMDNHFNNGGGPPTFRIQGQACHRIGSMLPMPGQTPKFAQLYIYDTEHEIQHMINGMRTKTGVDIDIVTKLSQMLYEHNVHAQSFQMARDILSQRSVTYLKLRLISDRNTDGRIYNQPTVSEVAALIVGDVDTAEKRDIIMHKQSGALQRFDEYHTSYLGYQYPLLFPYGEDGYRPNVKHRDHGRVVRSTTPNSRDELEYDDVPWEEATKRNRLTIREWMAFRIQSRHNEAPRLLRARRLFQQFLVDGYTMLESERLRWLRKNQSKLRVGKYHNLNELNSNRVTQGSSTGKRVVLTSSYVGSRRYMDQLYFDGMAICSYVGFPDLFNTFTCNPNWPEIQRYVRQSNLKPTDRPNIICRVFKMKFDELLSDLTKKSVMGKRGLPHAHIIIFLHPTSKYPNADDIDKIISAEIPDENSDHELYNLVKSHMIHGPCGRLNRNAPCTRDGKCSKYFPKEFRPQTIVDQDGFPVYRRRDNGHTVLKNGIRFDNRHVVPYNSGLLKKFRGHINMEWCNQSSSIKYLFKYINKGYDRITAVVVRNDEVSQNAQKNIDEIKQYLDCRYVSPCEACWRIFSFPIHGRKPAVERLFFHCEGENSVFYRDMDRLDTVSEKPSVTESMFTAWFEANKKYPEAKELTYCKFVGKFVYVKKTREWKPQKKGYTIGRLVWVPPSSGELYYLRMMLTHVKGPQSYKDIKIVNNKRCNSFRDACFAMGFIGDDREYIAAIEEASHWGFGHYLRLLFVHMLLSSSLNRPTHVWKKTWQLLSDGILYEQRRIANNRELILSNEELVNLTLVEVEKLLQKNRKSLSDFVGMPQPNGYVVQQLGNRLIYDERNYDIIEQSQEYNTLYQHLTDEQRTVFNTIIGAVNNERGGVFFLYGYGGTGKTYIWRTLASCIRSRKHICLTVASSGIASLLLPGGRTTHSMFKIPIPTLEESICDIPKNTDRAELLRSAKLIIWDEAPMANKYCFEALDKTLKDLMSDTKPSKYIFGGKVVVLGGDFRQILPVIPRGSRSDIIHASINSSYIWDHCKVLRITKNMRLLQSTTPSSSKELEEFSNWILDVGDGKLDELNDGYVDIDIPKDMLISNFDEPIKAIIDSTYPNFLQNYKDPQYLQCRAILAGTLETVDVVNRYALDMIPGDEKIFLSSDSVDQMDTDACDSFDALTTEFLNT, from the exons ggaGATCGTATTCAAGCGTTGGTCTGTGGTGACCATACTTCAAAGTGGAAGCAGCTGCTGAAAGAGGATATGACCTGCGTCATAAATAATGGAAATGTTTATGAAAATGATTTCCAGTGGAAGTTGTGCGATCATccaaaaaaatttgttttcttgAGCGGTACAACTGTTAAACCAGTTGACCTTAACAACATTCCATCTGAGAAATATTTCTTTAAAGATTTCTCCGATATACTCGCGGGAGGAT ATATCATAGGTGTGGTTGATGAGATTGAAAACTGCCAATCCAAGACTGGAGGAAAAAAGACTGTCATTTCTTTTAAACTGAAAGATTTGAG TGGGAACATTGTAACTTGCACGTTGTGGGACACTTACGGAACCGGGTTTTTAAATTACTATAATGACGAATCAAACTGTGGAGCAATAGTCAGTGTTCTAACTCATGCAATCATTAAGGATTCTCAGG TCTCTAATGGCTGGAGTGGCTCGAAACTGTTTATCAATGACGATATTGCTGTTATCAATGAATTCATGTCTAA GCTGTCTGAATCTCAGAGGAATGAAAAACCATTGCAATCCACTCAGACGATGTCTTCTTGGTCTGGGTCAACCCAATACACATCTATTGATAAGTTTGTTTATAATGCCAAATGTATGTCGCTAGCTGAAGTG GAAACTGTCTGTGTAACTGTGGCTACTACTTTGAAATTTGCTATTTCCAAATATGGATGGTTCTACTATGGATGCACCGGCTGCACTTTGAAGGCTCCGAATCCAGATAATCCGTTTAAATGTGGATGTGGTGAAAATGTTGTGAAACCTGTACCAAG gtACAAGATTGAGATTCATGTAATTGATGGAGAATCCAAGTTCCGCTTTGTATTTTGGGATACCGATTGTTTTAATATCATTGGAAAAACAGCCGACGATATGCGCAAATCCATGATAGAG AATGGTGAAGATGATCCTATGGTCTATCCAGACGAACTTGATGTACTTTTGAAAAAGAGAATTGCTTTTAGAGTTAAAGTGCAGCCAAACTTCAATCAAGGATCCGTTCAGAAGCTTTTAACAGATGCATCTTCTGTTGATCAGATTTTAGAAAACTACATCAAACAGCAAGATGACCAAACTAAAGACATTGTAGTCAATGAACCAAAAACACCAACAGATACCTTG ACTTTCAACATTAGTGGTAAGGATCCAAGAAAGGAAGATACCGTTGATTTTTTCGCT CATTCACTTTCGGCATGTGGAGAAAATGAACCCGAAATTAACAGTATAGTCACCCCAACAAAGGCGAAGTCATCAAGTGCACCAGACGGTGATAATGAAT ATTTTATTGTAAAA ATCAACAAAATGAAAGCTGCTAAGGCAAGGTTTAATAGAATGAATGTCCTCAGGCAGAAGAAGGCAAAGCGGTTGAAGAGAGCAAACAAAGAGAATGAGTGTTTCTTCTCTCCATCTTTCGTCCAACAATCTTCGTCGTTCCGAACACCTTTATCAACCATAACTATGAATACCATCAACATTTCATCATCATATTCACCTAACCACTTTCAACCATCTTCTTCAAGTCCCCAACCTTCAAACAGATTGGGTCTGAATTTAACAAACAGAGATAATGACTTTTTCTTCTCTCCAATTTCCGTCAAACAATCTTCGTCCTTCCGAACACCGTTATCAACCATAACAATGAATACCATCAACATTTCTGAGTCATCTTCACCTAACACATGTCAACCATCTTCTTCAAGAACTCAACCTTCAACTGTTGAGATTTTAAAATCTCGGAGACCCAACATATATCGTTCGAACGGATTgggtttgaatttgacaaaaaaatttaacattacCGTTAGTGGTTCAAATGATCATCCTGAGGTTTCTGCATCTCCTGTCGCGGACACGGACAATAACAATTTATTTTCAGATTCAGATGACAATAGTACAGAAA GTTTTGAAACGGACTCCGATATTGAATACCTGGATGAAGGTTATAACATCTCTACAGACTTGCATTCTGCAATGACTTCTTCAAATG gaTACTACGATGTAGGAGACGCTAATGTTGTATGTCAACAGTGCGGTGCGCAAATGTG TGATACGGTTCAGTCTCGCAATTTCCAGCAAAACATACGAATGTATAACATGATGTTTGCATTCACATCTCCTGGTACTAAGATGGATAACCATTTTAACAACGGAGGCGGTCCTCCTACTTTCCGTATTCAAGGGCAGGCCTGTCATAGAATTGGTAGTATGTTACCCATGCCGGGACAGACTCCAAAATTTGCCCAGCTCTATATTTACGACACTGAACATGAAATACAACACATGATTAATGGGATGAG AACAAAAACTGGCGTTGACATTGATATTGTTACAAAATTATCTCAAATGTTGTACGAACACAACGTACATGCTCAGTCTTTCCAAATGGCAAGAGATATTTTGTCTCAACGAAGTGTAACATATTTGAAACTGAGACTTATTTCAGACAGAAATACTGATGGACGTATTTATAATCAGCCAACTGTTTCCGAGGTTGCCGCTTTGATAGTTGGTGATGTCGATACAGCTGAAAAAAGAGATATCATAATGCACAAACAGTCGGGCGCTCTTCAAAGATTTGATGAGTATCATACTTCTTATCTTGGATATCAATATCCATTGCTTTTTCCATATGGTGAGGATGGATATAGGCCAAATGTGAAACATCGGGATCACGGTCGCGTTGTACGTTCCACCACACCGAACAGTCGTGATGAATTGGAATATGACGATGTTCCATGGGAAGAAGCTACGAAGAGAAATAGGCTAACGATAAGAGAATGGATGGCATTCCGAATACAATCAAGACATAACGAGGCACCGAGATTGTTAAGAGCTCGAAGGCTATTCCAACAATTTTTAGTTGATGGTTATACAATGTTGGAATCGGAGAGACTTAGATGGCTTCGTAAAAATCAATCCAAATTAAGGGTTGGAAAATATCACAATTTGAATGAGTTAAACTCAAACAGGGTGACACAAGGCTCAAGCACCGGAAAAAGAGTAGTTTTGACGTCTTCATATGTTGGCAGTCGTAGATATATGGATCAACTATATTTTGACGGAATGGCAATTTGCAGCTATGTTGGTTTTCCTGACCTATTTAATACATTTACATGTAATCCAAACTGGCCGGAGATACAACGTTATGTCAGACAATCAAACTTGAAACCGACCGATCGTCCAAACATTATTTGTCGAGTATTTAAAATGAAGTTTGATGAGTTACTGTCCGATCTCACCAAGAAATCTGTCATGGGCAAG AGGGGTTTGCCACATGCTCACATAATAATTTTTCTTCATCCGACCAGCAAGTATCCAAACGCAGATGATATTGATAAGATAATTTCAGCTGAAATACCTGACGAGAATTCTGATCATGAGCTCTATAACTTGGTAAAGTCACATATGATACACGGTCCATGCGGAAGACTTAACCGAAATGCACCGTGTACAAGGGATGGGAAATGTTCCAAGTATTTTCCAAAGGAATTCCGTCCTCAAACAATAGTCGATCAAGATGGCTTCCCTGTTTATCGAAGAAGAGACAATGGTCACACTGTGTTAAAGAATGGAATTCGGTTTGATAACCGTCACGTTGTACCATACAATTCAGGATTGTTAAAGAAGTTTCGAGGTCACATAAATATGGAGTGGTGTAATCAAAGTTCTTCGATAAAGTATTTGTTTAAATACATCAACAAAGGTTACGACAGAATCACTGCTGTCGTTGTTAGGAATGATGAGGTGAGCCAAAATGCCCAGAAAAATATCGACGAGATTAAACAATATCTTGATTGCAGATATGTTTCTCCTTGCGAAGCATGTTGGAGAATATTCTCTTTTCCCATACATGGAAGAAAACCCGCGGTTGAGAGGTTATTTTTTCACTGTGAAGGAGAGAATTCTGTGTTTTACAGAGACATGGATCGCTTAGATACCGTGTCGGAAAAGCCAAGTGTCACGGAATCAATGTTTACTGCTTGGTTTGAGGCAAACAAAAAATATCCTGAAGCCAAGGAGTTAACATACTGCAAGTTTGTTGGAAAGTTTGTTTATGTAAAGAAAACAAGGGAATGGAAACCGCAGAAAAAGGGTTATACAATTGGTAGATTGGTATGGGTTCCTCCAAGCTCGGGTGAGTTGTACTATCTCAGAATGATGTTAACGCATGTAAAAGGTCCACAGAGTTACAAAGACataaaaatagttaataacaAAAGATGTAATTCTTTCCGCGATGCTTGCTTTGCTATGGGATTTATTGGTGACGATAGGGAGTACATCGCTGCCATTGAAGAGGCAAGTCACTGGGGATTTGGGCATTATTTGAGGTTGCTTTTTGTTCATATGCTGCTATCAAGCAGCTTGAATAGACCAACACATGTTTGGAAAAAAACATGGCAATTATTATCGGACGGCATATTATATGAACAACGTAGAATTGCAAACAATAGAG AGTTGATTTTGTCAAATGAAGAATTGGTCAATTTGACATTGGTAGAAGTTGAAAAATTACTTCAAAAGAACAGGAAGAGTTTATCCGATTTTGTTGGAATGCCACAGCCAAATGGATATGTTGTTCAGCAATTAGGCAACAGGTTGATTTATGATGAACGTAACTACGACATCATAGAACAAAGTCAAGAATACAATACATTATATCAACATCTCACAG atgaacaaagaactgTTTTTAACACTATTATCGGGGCTGTCAATAACGAAAGAGGAGGTGTCTTTTTTCTGTACGGATATGGCGGCACAGGAAAGACGTACATTTGGAGGACATTGGCGTCTTGCATACGTTCGAGAAAACATATTTGCTTGACTGTTGCTTCATCTGGTATAGCTTCTCTTTTGCTACCAGGAGGTAGAACAACCCATTCAATGTTCAAAATTCCAATCCCAACATTGGAGGAATCCATATGTGACATCCCAAAGAATACTGATCGAGCCGAGTTGCTTCGGTCAGCCAAATTAATTATATGGGACGAAGCTCCAATGGCTAACAAGTATTGTTTTGAAGCACTGGATAAAACCCTTAAGGACCTTATGTCCGACACAAAGCCTTCCAAGTATATTTTTGGTGGTAAAGTTGTTGTTCTTGGCGGTGATTTTCGTCAGATCCTTCCTGTTATTCCAAGGGGCAGCCGTTCTGACATCATTCACGCGAGCATCAACTCTTCATACATATGGGATCACTGCAAGGTTCTCAGAATAACAAAAAACATGCGTTTGTTGCAATCCACCACACCTTCAAGTTCAAAAGAATTAGAAGAGTTTTCAAATTGGATTTTAGATGTTGGAGATGGAAAACTGGATGAACTGAATGATGGATATGTAGATATTGACATACCAAAGGACATGTTGATATCCAATTTTGATGAACCGATAAAGGCAATTATAGATTCAACCTACCCTAACTTTCTGCAGAATTACAAAGATCCACAATACCTTCAATGTAGAGCAATATTGGCTGGAACTTTAGAGACAGTTGATGTCGTAAATCGTTATGCGCTAGATATGATTCCAG GAGATGAAAAGATTTTTTTAAGCTCCGACTCAGTTGATCAAATGGACACTGATGCTTGCGATTCTTTTGATGCTTTGACAACGGAATTTTTGAACACCTGA
- the LOC131653904 gene encoding uncharacterized protein LOC131653904: MLLRNIDQSEGLCNGTRLIVTRLADHVIEARIISGKNIGTSFYIPRMDISPTQSPWPFKLTRRQFPIIVSYAMTINKSQGQSLDYVGLYLPRNVFSHGQLYVAISRVKSKNGLKILIHDKDNEAADTTTNVVFKEVFENV, translated from the coding sequence ATGCTCTTGAGAAACATCGATCAATCCGAAGGGTTATGCAACGGTACAAGACTCATTGTTACAAGACTGGCCGACCATGTTATAGAGGCAAGGATTATCTCCGGTAAAAATATCGGAACTTCATTTTACATTCCAAGAATGGATATCTCTCCAACACAATCACCCTGGCCTTTTAAATTAACAAGAAGGCAATTTCCAATCATTGTGTCCTACGCAATGACGATTAACAAGTCGCAAGGTCAGTCGTTAGACTATGTTGGGTTGTATCTGCCAAGGAATGTCTTCAGCCACGGTCAATTGTATGTTGCAATATCAAGAGTGAAAAGCAAAAACGGTCTCAAGATACTAATCCACGACAAAGACAATGAAGCGGCAGACACTACCACCAACGTGGTATTCAAAGAAGTCTTTGAAAATGTCTAA
- the LOC131653913 gene encoding uncharacterized protein LOC131653913 produces the protein MGSFSQVEKACRSLKFIVVEDRLQRFAIKRKIERRSKLLRMRTKLKKERITNMCTDLAVHVRDNVACMWESESKVKNISRVRQKQMVAINWMRRHQGIRAGLRFAVVDEVQFVADVMGSEGLDMKPRMIEISDGVSIGWIHFENESDEGAWRVIDGLVAETGYNADKAKKASKKARRVKEHGKIHRVDQMATTSATAVPQPSSHVNVVILDVKEEPMEETIGEKTIDNVNRDPGMVSKKNMGNKRSAGIKEKGKKAVRAGSSRGTVHKHVLRKGNQSKKGKGKASTDITEELSNGAKKFTWKTRITNGKKSAKNVMHFPKEIAKKCLRVYQDEIKVVDAATRKVFNCSLHKARRKGVPSTYERTIEQLGMESNWERLKRETEIRRVLELIHVVGEWRKVWERYNRRKWKGCLWRRENDFKAIMAGLAKRRTSIEWKAAWQSSKSGVYGKCSANTEAKTEEHVVVGAGERKRMSRREAQQHVIVLSLDSEREERYGKKFNKPDKSKINQEGPSNIAKERDSDRKGKGVMEEDEDDHVSISSDKEGHNDDSVVIQNEKSWIKVVTKPPAMGTQVLQIPAEVITGCELEGKNTIGLYDTNRHRAYNCMLKKREDKNEMFLCRGWYEFGKRRTFKKGDVLQFTIRYPPVEEILASVLDSQIILVVNPFLNCVQYL, from the exons ATGGGTAGCTTCTCACAGGTTGAAAAAGCATGCAG ATCTTTGAAATTTATTGTGGTTGAAGATCGTTTACAGCGATTTGCCATTAAAAGGAAGATTGAACGAAGATCGAAGCTACTGCGCATGAGAACGAAGTTGAAGAAAGAACGGATTACGAATATGTGCACTGATTTGGCTGTGCATGTACGGGACAATGTTGCATGCATGTGGGAGAGTGAGAGCAAGGTGAAGAACATATCACGGGTAAGGCAGAAGCAGATGGTTGCAATCAATTGGATGCGGAGGCATCAAGGAATCAGAGCTGGATTGAGGTTTGCTGTTGTTGATGAAGTTCAGTTTGTAGCTGATGTTATGGGCAGTGAGGGATTGGATATGAAACCCAGAATGATAGAAATATCCGATGGAGTGTCTATTGGGTGGATACACTTTGAAAATGAAAG CGACGAAGGAGCATGGAGGGTGATAGATGGATTGGTTGCTGAAACGGGGTACAATGCAGATAAGGCAAAAAAAGCTTCGAAGAAAGCGCGAAGAGTAAAAGAACATGGGAAAATACATCGGGTTGATCAAATGGCTACGACATCCGCCACTGCAGTTCCTCAACCGTCAAGTCATGTCAATGTTGTGATTCTTGATGTAAAGGAGGAGCCAATGGAAGAAACGATTGGGGAGAAGACGATTGACAATGTCAATAGGGATCCAGGGATGGTTTCAAAGAAAAATATGGGTAATAAACGAAGTGCAGGAattaaagaaaagggaaaaaaggCCGTGCGGGCAGGTTCATCACGGGGAACAGTCCATAAGCATGTATTGAGAAAGGGAAATCAATCAAAGAAAGGGAAAGGGAAGGCGTCGACTGATATTACAGAGGAGTTGTCGAATGGGGCAAAAAAATTCACTTGGAAAACTCGCATTACAAACGGCAAAAAAAGTGCAAAAAATGTGATG CATTTTCCAAAGGAAATAGCTAAGAAATGCCTCCGAGTATATCAGGATGAAATTAAAGTTGTAGACGCGGCAACTCGAAAGGTGTTCAACTGCAGCCTTCATAAGGCGAGGAGGAAAGGAGTCCCAAGCACTTATGAAAG GACGATCGAGCAACTTGGAATGGAGAGCAATTGGGAAAGACTGAAGAGGGAGACTGAGATTCGCAGGGTGTTGGAACTGATTCATGTTGTAGGGGAATGGAGGAAAGTTTGGGAGAGGTATAACCGCAGAAAATGGAAGGGATGCCTTTGGAGACGCGAAAATGATTTTAAGGCAATAATGGCTGGTCTTGCGAAACGTCGCACTTCAATAGAATGGAAGGCAGCATGGCAATCAAGCAAATCTGGTGTGTACGGAAAGTGTTCTGCAAATACTGAAGCAAAAACTGAAGAACATGTAGTTGTTGGTGCCGGGGAAAGAAAAAGAATGTCGAGAAGAGAAGCACAACAACATGTGATTGTATTGTCTTTAGATTCTGAAAG GGaagagaggtatggcaaaaaattTAATAAGCCGGATAAGAGCAAAATCAACCAAGAAGGACCAAGTAACATTGCAAAAGAAAGGGATTCTGACAGGAAGGGAAAAGGAGTTAtggaagaggatgaagatgacCACGTTTCAATATCATCCGATAAGGAAGG GCATAATGATGATTCGGTTGTAATTCAAAATGAAAAAAGTTGGATTAAGGTGGTTACAAAACCACCAGCAATGGGCACGCAAGTTCTT CAAATTCCTGCTGAGGTCATAACTGGGTGTGAATTGGAAGGCAAGAATACCATTGGGCTGTATGACACGAACAGACACCGGGCCTACAATTGTATGCTCaagaagagagaagataagaATGAAATGTTTCTTTGCAGGGGGTGGTATGAGTTTGGGAAGAGAAGGACTTTCAAGAAAGGTGATGTTCTGCAATTCACCATTAGGTACCCACCAGTCGAAGAAATTCTG GCTTCTGTTTTGGATTCTCAGATTATATTAGTTGTTAACCCTTTTTTGAATTGT GTTCAGTATTTGTAA
- the LOC131653917 gene encoding putative F-box protein At1g67623 — translation MAPTISFKKKSNKKQHALPSSSSIQSLPRDLLLDMLISVTSQSFVDLYSMKLCCRNFLQVEEENYVLQKVSLNQFPLIQWFPNKKELSFLARCKESGNIESLFREGFLKYFSYPNGNIGGLERLKTAAQKGHKEAIYIYGMIMLCSKDYESRKEGLKHMRSLRMSKCIMITRKKVQYLTSSLWRNNGLLARNQTPLCDSKDTCKGWRVKKGRWLLFDDEDDDIESCEACRWDHELEFFYKLFNV, via the coding sequence ATGGCACCAACTATATCATTCAAGAAAAAAAGCAACAAAAAACAACATGCATTaccttcttcatcttccataCAATCACTTCCAAGAGATTTGTTACTTGACATGCTTATAAGTGTAACCTCTCAATCTTTTGTTGATCTTTACAGCATGAAATTGTGTTGTCGAAATTTTCTTCAAGTCGAGGAAGAAAACTACGTGTTACAAAAAGTTTCGCTAAATCAATTTCCCTTGATTCAATGGTTTCCTAACAAGAAAGAATTATCTTTTTTAGCGCGTTGCAAGGAAAGTGGAAATATTGAAAGCTTGTTTAGAGAAGGATTTCTCAAATATTTTAGTTATCCGAATGGAAATATCGGTGGCCTTGAGAGATTAAAAACAGCGGCTCAAAAGGGTCATAAAGAAGCCATATACATCTACGGTATGATCATGTTGTGTTCCAAAGATTACGAATCAAGAAAAGAAGGACTTAAACATATGCGTTCTTTGAGGATGTCGAAATGTATTATGATAacaagaaagaaggttcaatatTTAACAAGTTCTTTATGGAGAAATAATGGCTTATTGGCACGCAATCAAACTCCTCTATGCGATTCAAAGGACACTTGTAAGGGATGGAGAGTGAAGAAAGGTAGATGGTTATTATTTGACGATGAAGATGATGACATTGAATCGTGTGAAGCTTGTAGATGGGATCACGAGTTAGAGTTTTTTTATAAGTTATTTAATGTTTAG